A genomic segment from Streptomyces antibioticus encodes:
- a CDS encoding YigZ family protein, with amino-acid sequence MQDEYRTVAHAGVHETEVNRSRFLCALAPAATEQEAQEFIAEVRKRHADATHNCWAYVIGADASVQKASDDGEPGGTAGVPMLQMLLRRDMRYAVAVVTRYYGGVKLGAGGLIRAYGGAVGEALDTLGTLTRRRFRLATVTVDHQRAGKIQNDLRATGREVRDVRYGEAVTIEIGLPDADVDAFRSWLADATAGTAAFELGGEAYGDA; translated from the coding sequence ATGCAGGACGAGTACCGCACCGTGGCCCACGCGGGTGTGCACGAGACCGAGGTCAACCGCTCCCGCTTCCTGTGCGCGCTCGCCCCGGCCGCCACCGAGCAGGAGGCCCAGGAGTTCATCGCCGAGGTCCGCAAGCGGCACGCGGACGCCACCCACAACTGCTGGGCGTACGTCATCGGCGCCGACGCCTCCGTCCAGAAGGCCAGCGACGACGGCGAACCCGGCGGCACCGCCGGCGTCCCGATGCTCCAGATGCTGCTGCGCCGCGACATGCGCTACGCCGTCGCCGTCGTCACCCGCTACTACGGCGGCGTCAAGCTCGGCGCCGGCGGTCTGATCCGCGCCTACGGCGGAGCCGTCGGTGAGGCCCTCGACACCCTCGGTACCCTCACCCGCCGCCGCTTCCGGCTCGCCACCGTCACCGTCGACCACCAGCGCGCCGGCAAGATCCAGAACGATCTCCGGGCCACCGGCCGCGAGGTGCGTGACGTCCGTTACGGCGAGGCGGTCACCATCGAGATCGGCTTGCCCGACGCCGACGTGGACGCCTTCCGCTCCTGGCTCGCCGACGCGACCGCCGGGACGGCCGCCTTCGAGCTGGGCGGAGAGGCGTACGGGGACGCATGA
- a CDS encoding SixA phosphatase family protein, with protein MSTPTGPPRRLVVLRHAKSDWPDGVPDHERPLAGRGRRDAPAAGRALAEAGCLPDLAVCSTAVRARRTYELASAQWDTPPPVHYEPRVYAADVPELLGVVRETPAEVGTLLLVGHNPGLEDLVLELAGEALGDALDEVRLKFPTSAIAVLAWHGPTWRALAPGTALLTSMTVPRGPRGG; from the coding sequence ATGAGCACCCCCACCGGCCCGCCCCGCCGCCTCGTCGTGCTGCGGCACGCCAAGTCCGACTGGCCCGACGGCGTCCCCGACCACGAACGGCCCCTCGCCGGACGCGGCCGCCGCGACGCCCCCGCCGCCGGCCGCGCGCTCGCCGAGGCCGGCTGCCTCCCCGACCTCGCCGTCTGCTCCACCGCCGTCCGCGCCCGCCGGACCTACGAGCTGGCCTCCGCCCAGTGGGACACCCCGCCCCCCGTGCACTACGAGCCGCGGGTCTACGCCGCCGACGTGCCCGAGCTGCTCGGCGTCGTACGGGAGACCCCCGCCGAGGTCGGCACACTGCTGCTCGTCGGGCACAACCCGGGACTGGAGGACCTCGTCCTGGAGCTGGCCGGGGAGGCGCTCGGCGACGCCCTCGACGAGGTGCGGCTGAAGTTCCCCACCTCCGCGATCGCCGTGCTCGCCTGGCACGGCCCGACCTGGCGCGCCCTCGCCCCCGGCACCGCCCTGCTGACCTCGATGACCGTGCCCCGGGGGCCCAGGGGCGGCTGA